The Eptesicus fuscus isolate TK198812 chromosome 17, DD_ASM_mEF_20220401, whole genome shotgun sequence genome has a window encoding:
- the HNRNPF gene encoding heterogeneous nuclear ribonucleoprotein F, with protein MMLGPEGGEGFVVKLRGLPWSCSIEDVQNFLSGCIIHDGSAGIHFIYTREGRQSGEAFVELESEDDVKMALKKDRESMGHRYIEVFKSHRTEMDWVLKHSGPNSADTANDGFVRLRGLPFGCTKEEIVQFFSGLEIVPNGITLPVDPEGKITGEAFVQFASQELAEKALGKHKERIGHRYIEVFKSSQEEVRTYSDPPLKFMSVQRPGPYDRPGTARRYIGIVKQAGLERMRSGAYSAGYGGYEEYSGLSDGYGFTADMFGRDLSYCLSGVYDHRYGDGEFTVQSTTGHCVHMRGLPYKATENDIYNFFSPLNPVRVHIEIGPDGRVTGEADVEFATHEEAVAAMSKDRANMQHRYIELFLNSTTGASNGAYSSQMMQGMGVSAQSTYSGLESPSVSGCYGATSYSGQNSMTGYD; from the coding sequence ATGATGCTGGGCCCTGAGGGAGGTGAAGGCTTTGTGGTCAAGCTCCGTGGCCTGCCCTGGTCCTGCTCTATTGAGGATGTGCAGAATTTCCTCTCCGGCTGCATAATTCATGATGGGTCCGCAGGCATTCATTTCATCTACACTagagaaggcaggcagagtggtgaggCTTTTGTTGAACTTGAATCCGAAGATGACGTGAAAATGGCCCTTAAAAAGGACAGGGAAAGCATGGGACACCGGTACATTGAGGTGTTCAAGTCCCACAGAACCGAGATGGATTGGGTGTTGAAGCACAGTGGTCCAAACAGTGCTGACACTGCTAATGATGGCTTCGTGCGACTTCGAGGACTCCCATTTGGATGCACCAAGGAGGAAATTGTTCAGTTCTTCTCAGGGTTGGAAATCGTGCCAAATGGGATCACATTGCCTGTGGACCCTGAGGGCAAAATTACAGGGGAAGCCTTTGTGCAGTTTGCCTCACAGGAGTTAGCTGAGAAGGCTCTAGGAAAGCACAAGGAGAGAATAGGGCACAGGTATATTGAAGTGTTTAAGAGCAGTCAGGAAGAAGTTAGGACATATTCAGATCCCCCTCTGAAGTTTATGTCTGTACAGCGGCCAGGGCCCTATGACCGTCCAGGTACAGCCAGGAGATATATTGGCATTGTCAAGCAGGCAGGCTTGGAGAGGATGAGGTCTGGTGCTTATAGTGCAGGCTATGGGGGCTATGAGGAGTATAGTGGTCTCAGCGATGGCTATGGCTTTACCGCTGACATGTTTGGAAGAGACCTCAGTTACTGTCTCTCGGGTGTGTATGACCACAGATATGGAGATGGCGAGTTCACTGTCCAGAGTACCACTGGACACTGTGTCCATATGAGAGGGCTGCCGTACAAAGCTACAGAGAATGACATTTACAACTTCTTCTCTCCTCTCAACCCTGTAAGAGTCCATATTGAGATTGGCCCTGATGGAAGAGTGACGGGCGAAGCTGATGTTGAGTTTGCCACTCATGAAGAAGCTGTGGCAGCTATGTCCAAAGACAGGGCCAACATGCAGCATAGATACATAGAACTTTTCTTGAATTCCACAACAGGGGCTAGCAATGGGGCATATAGCAGCCAGATGATGCAAGGCATGGGGGTGTCAGCCCAGTCCACTTATAGTGGCCTTGAGAGCCCATCTGTGAGTGGCTGTTACGGAGCTACTAGCTACAGTGGCCAGAACAGCATGACTGGATAtgactaa
- the FXYD4 gene encoding FXYD domain-containing ion transport regulator 4 gives MEGVTWGLLLVLAGLPALEANDLMDKDSSFSYDWKALQLGGMICAALLCIAGILFALSGKCKCKHNRKHSPLAEKAVPLITSGSDSTC, from the exons ATGGAGGGAGTGACCTGGGGCCTTCTCCTTGTGCTGGCAG gcctgcctgccttGGAAGCCAACGACCTGATGG ATAAAGACAGTTCCTTCTCTTACG aCTGGAAGGCCCTGCAGCTGGGCGGGATGATCTGCGCCGCGCTCCTGTGCATCGCGGGAATCTTGTTCGCCCTGA GTGGCAAGTGCAAATGCAAGCACAATCGCAAGCACAG CCCCTTAGCTGAGAAAGCTGTTCCACTCATCACTTCAG GCTCTGACAGTACCTGCTGA